In the genome of Patescibacteria group bacterium, the window ATTGAAAGAGTTTTAAAAAGAGAAAAGTTTGATGTTCTACATTTTCATAATTTTGGTTTTCCTTCAGTTCTTCAGATTTTAATCAGTCCTGCTGCTTCAGGCACTTTAAACGTCTTAACTTTTCATGCCAACATGGAAGGAAGCACATTTTTAAAACATTTTCCTAGTTTTTTGTATCTTTTAAATAAAATCTGTCAGTGGAAAATAGATGGGGTAATAGGAGTAGCTCCTTTAATTCTAAATTATTTTAAATTCTATAAAGGACCTAAGATTGTTATTCCTAATGGCATTGATTTAAATGAGTTTAATCCTAATGTTTCAAAAATTGAAAAATATTCTGATGATAAAATTAATCTTTTGTTTGTTGGAAGAATCGAAGAAAGAAAAGGATTAATATATCTTTTAAAAGCTTTTAAAATTTTAAATAAGAATTTTTCTAATTTAAGACTGATTATTGTTGGGGATGGACCTTTAGAGAACGAGTGTAAAGATTATGTTAAAAAACATAATCTAAAAGAAGTTATTTTTGAAGGAAGAATTACAAAAGGAATAGCAAGATATTACAAAACAGCTGATATTTACATCAGCCCAGCACTTTTCAGAGAAAGTTTTGGTTTGGTTTTGTTAGAAGCAATGGCATGTGGAACTCCCGTTGTTGCTTTTGGAAATCAGGGATACAGAGAATTATTGAAAAATAAATCATCAGGCAGGTTTTTAACCAAGCCAAGAGATTATGTTAATTTGGCCAAGAAAATAGAGTTGTTAATTAGGTATCCTGATTTAAGAAGGAAAATATCAGAAAGAGGAATTAAAGAAGTAGAGCAATATTCATGGCAGAGCGTAACAAATGAAGTTTTAGAATTTTATAAAGTTTGTGAAAAGTATAGGGCTGAGAAAAAAGATAATGGTTTTTCACTTGAGAAAAGCTTTAAAAACATTCTTACCAAAGACATCTTAAAATGGGTAGAAAAAGTAATTGAAGAAGATTAAAGTTTTTTTACTTTAGTTCCTTTGTTAGTATCCTCAATCTTATAACCTAACTTTTCTATTCGTTTTCTGATTTCATCAGCTTCTTGCCATTTATTTTCACTTCTTAATTGTTCTCTTTCTTTAGCTAAATCTTTAATTTTTTTAGGAACTTGTATTTCTTTTACCTTGTCTAACCCTAAACCAAAGATTTTATCAAAATCCAACAAAAGCTTGTATTTTTCTTTTGAAGAAATATTTTTATCTTTTACGAGATCCCAAGTTAAAGCTAGGGCTTTGGGCATGTTTAAATCATCGTTAATGTTTTTTAAAAACTCTTCTTTGTAATCAGTTTCAATCTTTGCAGTTGGTTTTGTATTCTCTGATTTAATTATTCTTATCTTTTCATAAAGATTGTCTAGTGCATTTTGAGCTGATTTTAAGTCTTCAAGTGAAAAGGTAAGCTTTGAACGATAGTGGGCGTTTAAAGTTAAATACCTGTAGGCTAGGGGATTAAAGTCTTTTTTAATTAAATCATCTAAAATAATAATGTTTCCTTCTGACTTACCCATTCTTCCTTGTTTTAAGATTAAAAACTCACCATGCATCCATATCTTTACTGCTGGTTTGTTTAAAGCACCAATATTTTGAGCACGTTCATTGCTGTGGTGAACTGGAATGTGATCTATTCCACCACAATGAATATCAAATTCTTTTCCTAAATGCTTTATACTCATTGCAGAACATTCAATATGCCATCCAGGAAATCCTTTGCCCCAAGGAGAATCCCAATTCATAATATGGTTTTTGTGTTCTCCAATAAGCTTTAACCATAGGGCAAAATCAGTTGGATTTTTTTTATCTGTTTTTTTATCAACACTTATACCTTCCTGCATTCCTTTTAAATCTAGTTTTGCCAGCTCTGTGTATT includes:
- the cysS gene encoding cysteine--tRNA ligase, with the translated sequence MLKIYNTLSRKKEVFKPLKQGRVGLYTCGPTVYLFAHIGNLRTYIFEDILKRVLKYNKFKVKHVMNITDVGHLTSDADTGEDKMLKALKREGKELNKKSMFEIADFYTKTFKKDLKNLNISEPDIWCKVTDYIKEQIDMIKKLVKNGYAYETNSAVYFDTLKLKEYTELAKLDLKGMQEGISVDKKTDKKNPTDFALWLKLIGEHKNHIMNWDSPWGKGFPGWHIECSAMSIKHLGKEFDIHCGGIDHIPVHHSNERAQNIGALNKPAVKIWMHGEFLILKQGRMGKSEGNIIILDDLIKKDFNPLAYRYLTLNAHYRSKLTFSLEDLKSAQNALDNLYEKIRIIKSENTKPTAKIETDYKEEFLKNINDDLNMPKALALTWDLVKDKNISSKEKYKLLLDFDKIFGLGLDKVKEIQVPKKIKDLAKEREQLRSENKWQEADEIRKRIEKLGYKIEDTNKGTKVKKL
- a CDS encoding glycosyltransferase family 4 protein, with protein sequence MKIGLISFHTFSQPGGVKRHILGLSKELKSKGHSTKIIVPRRKRSENYGKDVILLGTSIPMDFSGTQADFDINFNPISIERVLKREKFDVLHFHNFGFPSVLQILISPAASGTLNVLTFHANMEGSTFLKHFPSFLYLLNKICQWKIDGVIGVAPLILNYFKFYKGPKIVIPNGIDLNEFNPNVSKIEKYSDDKINLLFVGRIEERKGLIYLLKAFKILNKNFSNLRLIIVGDGPLENECKDYVKKHNLKEVIFEGRITKGIARYYKTADIYISPALFRESFGLVLLEAMACGTPVVAFGNQGYRELLKNKSSGRFLTKPRDYVNLAKKIELLIRYPDLRRKISERGIKEVEQYSWQSVTNEVLEFYKVCEKYRAEKKDNGFSLEKSFKNILTKDILKWVEKVIEED